A stretch of the Bacillus sp. B-jedd genome encodes the following:
- a CDS encoding M3 family oligoendopeptidase, with the protein MANTAFSEVWDLDVIFPGGSDSPEFKKHLQHGKSLIESFSAEIVKWEPKEGEDNAAELYGLISSFEKTAKNIRQAGAFLSCLKAQNTEDKKALEFDSTVTGLSASFQTALSSFDGKLAAISKNEWERILADEKLKDLAFILTERRERMKEKLSEDEERVVNSLGIDGYHAWGQMYDLIVGKIKIPFTENGEIKQLSVGQAANKFSSSDRGVREDIFSEWEKAWGSHADYLAKVLNHLAGFRLNVYKLRGWDDFLIEPLDLNRMKKETLEAMWSAVEKNKKPLAEYLERRAKMMGVEKLSWFDLDSPVGSADSKVSYQEGAQFILNQFSEFGEELTSFSKHALENMWIEAEDRPGKAPGGFHTYFPESMQSRIFMTYSGTPSNISTLAHELGHGFHTYVMRDLHLLNRNYAMNVAETASTFAEMIVSDAAVKNAKTEDEKLALLDEKLQRSVALLMNIHARFLFETSFYEERKSGFVSAGRLNQLMEEAQKEAYLGALEDYHPSFWASKLHFFITGVPFYNFPYTFGFLFSLGIYARALEEGSGFEEKYIALLKDSASMTVEDLAAKHLGEDLTKEDFWEKAVNLCTEDVKEFLELTEGYSLDK; encoded by the coding sequence ATGGCAAATACTGCATTTTCAGAGGTTTGGGATTTGGATGTAATATTTCCAGGTGGCAGTGACTCACCGGAGTTCAAAAAACATCTTCAACATGGAAAGAGTTTAATTGAATCGTTTAGTGCTGAAATAGTCAAGTGGGAGCCTAAGGAAGGTGAGGATAACGCAGCCGAGTTATACGGCTTGATTTCCTCATTTGAAAAAACGGCGAAAAATATTCGCCAAGCGGGAGCATTCCTTTCCTGCTTGAAGGCGCAAAACACAGAGGACAAAAAAGCTTTGGAATTCGACTCGACGGTAACCGGCCTGAGCGCCTCTTTTCAAACAGCCCTTTCATCCTTTGATGGGAAGCTTGCCGCCATTAGTAAGAACGAGTGGGAAAGAATTCTGGCTGATGAGAAACTAAAAGATTTGGCTTTTATTTTGACGGAACGAAGGGAAAGGATGAAAGAAAAGCTGTCCGAAGATGAAGAAAGGGTCGTAAATTCTCTTGGTATTGACGGATATCATGCTTGGGGACAGATGTATGACCTCATTGTCGGCAAGATAAAAATCCCGTTTACTGAAAATGGGGAAATAAAACAGTTATCGGTAGGCCAAGCCGCGAACAAATTTTCGAGCAGCGACCGTGGAGTTCGCGAAGATATCTTTTCAGAATGGGAAAAAGCCTGGGGCAGCCATGCCGATTATTTGGCAAAAGTGCTTAATCATCTGGCAGGGTTCCGCCTGAACGTATACAAGTTGAGGGGCTGGGATGATTTTCTTATAGAGCCTCTTGATTTGAACCGGATGAAGAAGGAGACATTGGAAGCGATGTGGTCGGCAGTGGAGAAAAATAAAAAGCCACTTGCCGAGTATTTGGAGAGACGCGCCAAAATGATGGGTGTGGAGAAGTTGAGTTGGTTTGACCTCGATTCCCCTGTGGGAAGCGCCGATTCCAAGGTTTCTTATCAGGAAGGAGCCCAGTTCATTCTTAATCAATTTTCAGAATTTGGCGAGGAGCTGACATCATTTAGCAAACATGCACTCGAGAACATGTGGATTGAAGCTGAGGACCGGCCAGGCAAAGCGCCAGGCGGATTCCACACTTATTTTCCGGAGTCGATGCAATCGAGGATATTCATGACGTACTCAGGGACCCCTTCCAATATATCAACTCTTGCCCACGAGCTTGGCCATGGATTCCATACGTATGTGATGCGCGATCTTCATCTGTTAAACCGGAATTATGCGATGAACGTGGCGGAAACTGCCTCGACTTTTGCTGAAATGATCGTTTCCGATGCGGCAGTTAAGAACGCGAAGACTGAGGATGAAAAGCTGGCGCTCCTTGATGAAAAGTTACAAAGGTCAGTCGCGCTGCTGATGAATATCCATGCACGCTTCCTGTTTGAAACAAGTTTTTATGAGGAGCGGAAAAGCGGGTTTGTCAGCGCAGGCCGCTTGAATCAATTAATGGAAGAGGCTCAGAAAGAAGCATATCTGGGGGCACTTGAAGATTATCATCCTTCCTTCTGGGCGTCCAAGCTCCATTTCTTTATAACAGGTGTTCCATTCTATAACTTCCCGTATACCTTCGGTTTCTTGTTCTCTTTGGGAATTTATGCAAGGGCACTTGAGGAAGGGAGCGGATTTGAGGAAAAGTATATTGCTTTGCTGAAAGACTCCGCTTCGATGACTGTGGAGGATTTGGCTGCCAAGCATCTGGGTGAGGATTTGACTAAAGAAGATTTCTGGGAAAAAGCGGTTAACCTATGCACGGAAGATGTAAAAGAATTCCTTGAATTGACAGAGGGGTATTCCTTAGACAAATAG
- a CDS encoding response regulator transcription factor, producing the protein MKKIVLIDDEQRMLDLLALYLVPRGYNCLKYTSPLSALAYLETGKADLVILDVMMPEMDGWEVCGEIRRRSDTPIIMLTARTQKADIVKGLKIGADDYISKPFDEEELLARIEAVLRRKNPENGWLTFHGLELNQTSFELYYKKRPISLTPKEFALLGIFLQNRNKVFTRDHLLSIVWGFAASTEDRTVDSHVRNLRDKLRKAGFPIDSHLSTVWGVGYKWTE; encoded by the coding sequence TTGAAAAAAATCGTTCTAATAGATGATGAACAAAGAATGCTGGATTTACTCGCCTTGTATTTAGTCCCTAGAGGGTATAACTGTTTAAAATATACTTCGCCTTTATCGGCATTGGCTTATTTGGAAACAGGGAAAGCTGATTTGGTGATCCTGGATGTGATGATGCCTGAAATGGACGGGTGGGAAGTTTGCGGAGAAATCAGAAGACGGTCTGACACACCGATTATCATGCTGACTGCCAGGACACAAAAGGCCGATATTGTGAAAGGATTGAAAATCGGTGCGGATGATTATATCTCTAAGCCATTTGATGAAGAAGAATTATTGGCCAGAATTGAGGCTGTCCTAAGAAGGAAAAACCCCGAAAACGGCTGGCTCACTTTCCACGGTCTTGAACTTAATCAGACTTCCTTTGAGCTGTATTATAAAAAGCGCCCAATATCCTTGACACCGAAGGAGTTCGCGCTTCTCGGCATCTTTCTGCAAAACCGCAATAAAGTGTTTACCCGCGACCATTTGCTCTCCATCGTCTGGGGCTTTGCAGCTTCAACTGAAGACAGGACGGTCGATTCACATGTGAGAAATCTCAGGGACAAGCTCCGTAAAGCTGGCTTTCCAATTGACAGCCATTTATCAACTGTATGGGGAGTCGGCTATAAATGGACAGAATAG
- the sigK gene encoding RNA polymerase sporulation sigma factor SigK — MSGILTALGYLVKEFLFLVSYVKNNAFPQPLSSADEKKYLQLMAAGDSNARNLLIEHNLRLVAHIVKKFENTGEDAEDLISIGTIGLIKAIESYSDGKGTKLATYAARCIENEILMHLRALKKTKKDVSLHDPIGQDKEGNEISLIDVLKSESEDVIETIQLNMELEKIKQYIGVLDAREKEVIVSRFGLGMQKEKTQREIAKELGISRSYVSRIEKRALMKMFHEFYRAEKGRRKKGKAADS; from the coding sequence ATGTCTGGTATTCTGACCGCCCTCGGATATTTGGTAAAAGAATTTCTTTTTCTTGTCTCCTATGTAAAGAATAACGCATTTCCGCAACCGTTGTCTTCTGCTGATGAAAAAAAATATCTCCAGCTTATGGCCGCAGGTGACTCGAATGCGCGCAATCTCCTAATTGAACACAATCTCCGCCTCGTTGCCCATATTGTCAAAAAGTTCGAGAACACCGGCGAGGATGCCGAGGATTTGATTTCCATCGGAACGATTGGCCTGATTAAAGCGATTGAAAGCTATTCAGACGGGAAGGGGACAAAGCTTGCCACTTATGCTGCGCGTTGTATAGAAAATGAAATACTCATGCACTTAAGAGCTTTAAAGAAGACAAAAAAGGATGTTTCCTTGCACGATCCAATCGGCCAGGATAAGGAAGGAAATGAAATATCGTTAATTGATGTCCTTAAGTCTGAATCGGAGGATGTCATTGAAACAATTCAGCTGAATATGGAGCTTGAAAAAATAAAACAGTATATTGGTGTTCTTGATGCCAGAGAAAAAGAAGTCATCGTCAGCAGGTTCGGACTTGGTATGCAGAAGGAAAAAACCCAGCGTGAGATTGCCAAGGAATTAGGGATTTCCAGGAGCTATGTTTCCCGGATTGAAAAACGGGCCCTGATGAAAATGTTTCATGAATTTTACCGAGCTGAAAAGGGCAGGCGCAAAAAAGGAAAGGCAGCTGATTCATAA
- a CDS encoding YrzI family small protein, whose amino-acid sequence MTLHIFFFTITIQKRNYSPEELINIEHTRKIKEENKHRMYSLYRPF is encoded by the coding sequence ATGACACTTCATATTTTCTTTTTTACAATTACGATTCAAAAAAGGAACTACAGCCCGGAAGAACTGATCAACATCGAGCATACAAGAAAGATAAAAGAAGAAAACAAACATCGAATGTATAGTCTTTACAGGCCATTTTAA
- a CDS encoding YrzI family small protein translates to MVLNIFFVTVTIKKRVIDPEEIKRRESIQKITEQNKDRQFSMYRPF, encoded by the coding sequence ATGGTATTAAACATTTTCTTTGTAACTGTGACAATCAAAAAACGAGTAATAGACCCGGAAGAAATCAAAAGACGGGAAAGCATTCAGAAAATTACCGAACAAAACAAAGATCGCCAATTTTCAATGTACCGCCCGTTCTAA
- a CDS encoding YrhC family protein: MQKHAKDLYEKMCDTKWFGIVLLAAGSFFYLGAILPTPSADSVDKIGMTVSSLVFLAASILFLQKSKEYREMLLEHEDGEEYFS, from the coding sequence ATGCAAAAACATGCAAAAGATTTATATGAAAAAATGTGCGATACCAAATGGTTTGGCATCGTTCTATTGGCAGCCGGCTCATTTTTTTACCTTGGAGCGATTCTTCCCACCCCATCGGCCGATTCCGTTGATAAAATCGGCATGACGGTGTCTTCACTCGTTTTCCTGGCAGCATCAATCCTCTTTTTGCAAAAATCGAAAGAATATCGTGAAATGCTATTGGAACATGAGGATGGAGAAGAGTATTTCTCTTAA
- a CDS encoding bifunctional cystathionine gamma-lyase/homocysteine desulfhydrase, which translates to MKRKTRLIHGGIPSDPQTGAVSFPIYQVSTYKQEGVGGHKGFEYSRTGNPTRHALEELIKDLEGGYAGFAFGSGMAAMTAVMMMFNSGDHVILTDDVYGGSFRVMTKVLNRMGIDTTFVDTSNLDNIEKEIRPNTKAIHLETPTNPLMKITDIAGVAKVAKKHGLLTIVDNTFSTPYWQNPLELGADIVLHSATKYIGGHSDVVAGLAVVNSEKLAQELHFVQNSTGGVLGPQDSWLLMRGIKTLGIRMEETEANTKAIVDFLVSHPGVKKVFYPGLEDHPNHSIAKKQSRGFGGMVSFDVGSAEKADELLSKVKYFTLAESLGAVESLISVPARMTHASIPAERRGELGITDGLVRISVGLEDAEDLIEDLKNALE; encoded by the coding sequence ATGAAACGTAAAACAAGGTTAATACACGGAGGAATCCCCTCCGACCCCCAAACAGGGGCGGTCTCATTCCCGATTTACCAGGTAAGCACGTATAAACAGGAAGGCGTCGGCGGCCATAAAGGCTTTGAATATTCAAGGACGGGAAACCCAACAAGGCATGCCCTCGAGGAACTGATTAAGGATCTAGAAGGCGGCTATGCGGGCTTTGCGTTCGGCTCCGGAATGGCGGCAATGACCGCGGTCATGATGATGTTCAACTCAGGGGACCATGTCATCCTGACAGATGATGTGTACGGCGGATCGTTCCGGGTAATGACGAAGGTACTGAACCGGATGGGAATTGACACGACATTTGTTGATACGAGCAATTTGGATAATATTGAAAAAGAAATCAGGCCGAATACAAAGGCGATCCACCTTGAAACGCCAACGAACCCGCTGATGAAAATCACCGACATCGCCGGGGTGGCAAAAGTGGCCAAGAAACATGGCTTGTTGACAATTGTGGATAATACCTTCTCAACCCCATATTGGCAAAATCCACTTGAACTTGGTGCGGATATCGTTTTGCACAGCGCGACAAAGTATATCGGCGGCCATAGTGACGTCGTAGCCGGCCTTGCCGTGGTAAACAGCGAAAAGCTGGCCCAGGAGCTTCATTTTGTCCAAAACTCCACAGGAGGCGTGCTGGGGCCACAGGATTCCTGGCTGCTGATGAGGGGAATAAAGACGCTCGGAATCCGGATGGAAGAAACAGAGGCCAATACAAAAGCGATTGTCGATTTCCTTGTGAGCCATCCGGGAGTTAAAAAGGTTTTCTATCCGGGCCTAGAGGACCATCCGAACCACTCCATCGCCAAAAAGCAATCAAGAGGCTTCGGCGGCATGGTTTCGTTTGATGTGGGCAGTGCTGAAAAAGCCGATGAGCTTTTAAGCAAGGTTAAATATTTTACACTTGCGGAAAGCCTTGGCGCCGTGGAAAGCTTGATTTCCGTGCCAGCGAGGATGACTCATGCCTCCATCCCTGCAGAAAGGCGCGGAGAACTGGGCATCACCGATGGGCTTGTCAGGATTTCTGTCGGCCTTGAAGATGCCGAAGACCTTATTGAAGACCTTAAAAATGCATTAGAATAG
- a CDS encoding PLP-dependent cysteine synthase family protein, translated as MKVYSNVHELIGNTPVVEITSFALPEGVRIFAKLEFMNPGGSVKDRLGRELLREAFESGKLREGGTIIEPTAGNTGIGLALAAINKGIQVVFCIPEKFSIEKQELMKALGAKIVHTPTSDGMKGAIRKAEEMLKEIPGSYCPQQFGNPANPETYYKTLGPELWDQLDGKIGVFVAGAGTGGTFMGTARYLKEKNPGIKTVIVEPEGSILNGGESGPHKTEGIGMEFLPGYMDKSYFDAIHTVMDDDAFRLVKELAAKEGLLVGSSSGAAFHAALLEAEKAPAGTNIVAIFPDGSERYLSKKIYEGGI; from the coding sequence ATGAAAGTTTACAGCAATGTCCATGAATTGATTGGCAATACCCCGGTTGTAGAAATAACTTCTTTCGCTCTGCCGGAAGGGGTCCGGATATTCGCGAAACTTGAGTTCATGAATCCGGGAGGCAGTGTAAAGGACAGGCTCGGCCGTGAATTGCTTCGCGAAGCTTTTGAAAGCGGAAAACTGCGGGAAGGCGGGACGATCATTGAACCGACCGCCGGCAATACGGGAATTGGATTGGCGCTGGCTGCAATTAATAAAGGGATTCAGGTTGTTTTTTGCATACCTGAAAAATTCAGTATCGAAAAGCAAGAGCTAATGAAGGCGCTCGGGGCGAAAATTGTCCATACCCCCACAAGTGACGGTATGAAGGGCGCCATCCGGAAAGCCGAAGAAATGCTGAAGGAAATTCCGGGTTCTTATTGTCCCCAGCAGTTCGGCAACCCGGCAAATCCGGAGACGTATTATAAAACTCTCGGCCCCGAACTTTGGGATCAACTTGATGGAAAAATTGGTGTGTTCGTTGCCGGCGCCGGTACCGGGGGTACCTTCATGGGGACAGCCCGTTACCTGAAAGAAAAAAATCCTGGCATTAAAACGGTTATTGTTGAACCAGAAGGCTCTATTTTGAACGGCGGTGAATCAGGGCCGCATAAAACCGAGGGGATTGGTATGGAATTCCTCCCAGGGTATATGGACAAAAGTTATTTTGATGCGATTCATACAGTGATGGACGATGATGCATTCAGGCTGGTGAAGGAGCTGGCTGCGAAAGAAGGGCTGCTTGTCGGCAGTTCATCCGGCGCAGCATTCCATGCGGCTCTCCTTGAGGCGGAAAAAGCTCCAGCCGGAACAAATATTGTGGCCATTTTTCCTGATGGCAGCGAGCGCTACTTAAGCAAAAAGATTTATGAAGGCGGGATATAA
- the mtnN gene encoding 5'-methylthioadenosine/S-adenosylhomocysteine nucleosidase, giving the protein MKIAIIGAMEEEVSLLRSNMKGQTREVVAGCEFTFGEMEGADVILLRSGIGKVNAAMSTTILLEKYKPDAIINTGSAGGFDPSLEVGDAVISSEVRHHDVDVTAFGYEYGQVPQLPAAFKPDEKLVTVAEDAAATIEGIQIVKGMIATGDSFMHDPERVEYVRTKFTGLQAVEMEAAAIAQVAHQFNVPFVIIRSLSDIAGKESGMSFEQFLDKAAHNSATLVMKMVSALNK; this is encoded by the coding sequence ATGAAAATAGCCATTATCGGGGCAATGGAAGAAGAAGTTTCATTATTGAGGAGCAATATGAAAGGCCAGACTCGGGAAGTCGTGGCCGGCTGTGAGTTTACATTTGGTGAAATGGAGGGAGCGGACGTCATCCTGCTCCGCTCCGGCATCGGAAAGGTAAATGCGGCGATGTCGACAACAATCCTGCTTGAAAAATACAAGCCGGATGCCATTATCAACACTGGCTCTGCCGGCGGTTTCGACCCGTCCCTTGAAGTAGGCGACGCGGTCATTTCTTCGGAAGTCCGCCATCATGACGTTGATGTGACGGCGTTTGGCTATGAATATGGCCAGGTTCCCCAGCTTCCGGCCGCTTTCAAGCCTGATGAAAAGCTGGTCACGGTTGCGGAGGATGCCGCAGCCACCATCGAAGGAATCCAAATAGTGAAAGGAATGATCGCGACCGGGGATTCATTTATGCATGATCCGGAAAGGGTCGAATATGTACGGACCAAGTTTACGGGCCTGCAGGCGGTGGAAATGGAGGCGGCAGCAATCGCACAAGTTGCTCACCAGTTCAACGTCCCCTTCGTGATCATTCGCTCCCTGTCCGATATTGCAGGGAAGGAATCTGGCATGTCCTTTGAACAGTTCCTCGATAAAGCCGCCCATAATTCAGCAACACTTGTCATGAAAATGGTTTCGGCACTAAATAAGTAA